A genomic segment from Malus domestica chromosome 05, GDT2T_hap1 encodes:
- the LOC103436285 gene encoding pathogenesis-related protein 1-like — MGYSSKLLLCIFSTALILAAHTSLARKVGYYPPNPHQDFVDEHNRARAAVGVGPIKWNDTVAAYAQQYANTRVRGCDMEHSGGPYGENLAEGYGEMTGAQAVKFWVTEKPNYNYASNKCVGDECGHYTQVVWRNSIHLGCARAKCDNNWVFVICSYDPPGNYEDERPY, encoded by the coding sequence ATGGGGTACTCTAGTAAACTTTTACTATGCATATTCTCCACAGCATTAATCTTAGCTGCTCATACCTCCCTAGCCCGGAAAGTCGGTTATTATCCCCCTAACCCTCACCAAGACTTCGTCGATGAACACAACAGAGCTCGGGCAGCAGTTGGTGTCGGTCCGATCAAATGGAACGACACTGTAGCAGCCTATGCTCAGCAGTATGCCAATACAAGAGTGAGAGGGTGTGACATGGAGCACTCAGGAGGGCCTTATGGTGAGAACTTGGCTGAAGGCTATGGAGAAATGACCGGTGCTCAAGCCGTGAAGTTTTGGGTGACTGAGAAACCCAACTATAACTACGCCTCCAATAAGTGTGTTGGTGATGAATGCGGCCATTATACTCAGGTGGTTTGGCGCAACTCGATTCATCTTGGATGTGCAAGGGCCAAGTGTGACAATAATTGGGTTTTTGTCATCTGCAGCTATGATCCTCCTGGTAACTATGAGGATGAACGTCCATACTAA
- the LOC103436284 gene encoding pathogenesis-related protein 1A-like has product MAFNKKLLFSVFSATLVFTLVSALSPEEIKATMDEHNKPRAEVGNAPLKWNETLAQYAKEYANKRVGDCVMEHSMGRWGENLASGAGMTAADATKYWVTEKEFYDHKSNKCVKEECGHYLAVIWGKTTEVGCGVSKCNNGVNYVVCSYDPMYQPEDERPY; this is encoded by the coding sequence ATGGCGTTCAACAAGAAGCTTTTATTCTCTGTTTTCTCCGCCACATTAGTGTTCACTCTTGTCTCCGCCCTTTCCCCTGAAGAGATCAAAGCCACCATGGATGAACACAACAAGCCCCGAGCTGAGGTCGGTAACGCTCCACTCAAGTGGAACGAGACCTTAGCCCAGTACGCTAAAGAATATGCTAACAAAAGAGTTGGCGACTGCGTAATGGAGCACTCAATGGGGCGTTGGGGTGAGAACTTGGCCTCAGGTGCCGGCATGACTGCCGCCGATGCCACCAAATATTGGGTTACCGAGAAGGAGTTCTATGACCACAAATCAAACAAATGTGTCAAAGAGGAATGTGGTCACTACCTTGCTGTGATTTGGGGCAAAACCACCGAGGTAGGATGTGGTGTTTCAAAGTGCAACAATGGAGTGAACTACGTCGTTTGCAGCTACGATCCCATGTATCAGCCGGAGGACGAACGTCCCTACTAG